From Amphiura filiformis chromosome 20, Afil_fr2py, whole genome shotgun sequence, a single genomic window includes:
- the LOC140142981 gene encoding uncharacterized protein produces MPIRYVSQLDEVYCCPGFSQTDTSCSKACDLGRFGENCTQICTCSAHASLYASLSNSAVTGKCECAPGRQGANCTDVCQGTYGVNCRGTCDCNTADSEAKCDPVDGSCTCSSFKYYGDNCEFRYDSTTASNLHTNTMDTNIKVMDNKGNLTISVVLIVAVVCTTVGAGSAIIGFWLFSRKRRLRENITETSTGPIYDIIQDEHPRVVHDSTTGITSTNPITHNYPLSPITHTYMDRIENTSDLGNILITSSEPVAYAESTGVPESTSRLDTITHTYMDRSQNVSPEIHGTASTGQVAINVESSGSSNNKSSLPDNTQKEAISKDVSGSNAVYTNSMEERDNANSKVVWQRQRNMKSK; encoded by the exons ATGCC gatcagATATGTATCACAACTAGACGAAGTATACTGTTGTCCAGGCTTTTCACAGACGGACACAAGTTGTTCAAAAG CTTGTGATTTGGGCCGGTTTGGTGAAAATTGTACCCAAATATGTACTTGTTCTGCACATGCGTCGCTCTATGCTAGCCTTTCCAATAGTGCAGTGACGGGGAAATGTGAATGTGCCCCTGGAAGGCAAGGTGCTAACTGTACCGATGTTTGTCAAGGAACGTACGGAGTCAACTGTAGAGGAACCTGTGATTGCAACACAGCTGATTCAGAAGCAAAGTGTGATCCTGTCGATGGCTCATGCACCTGCTCGTCTTTCAAATACTACGGCGACAACTGTGAATTCAGATATGACAGCACTACTGCTTCAAATCTCCATACCAATACCATGGATACCAATATCAAAG TTATGGATAACAAAGGAAATCTAACGATATCTGTTGTCTTAATCGTCGCCGTAGTGTGTACTACAGTAGGAGCTGGGTCAGCTATTATTGGATTTTGGTTATTTTCAAGGAAACG GAGACTGCGTGAAAACATCACAGAAACTTCCACTGGACCGATCTATGATATCATTCAAGATGAACATCCCCGAGTTGTTCATGATTCAACGACTGGAATTACCTCGACGAATCCAATAACTCACAATTACCCACTGAGTCCAATAACTCACACATACATGGATAGAATAGAAAACACATCTGATCTTGGAAATATACTAATTACATCCAGCGAACCAGTCGCTTACGCTGAATCGACAGGAGTTCCAGAATCAACGTCCAGACTGGATACAATAACGCACACCTATATGGATAGATCACAAAATGTTAGTCCAGAAATACATGGAACTGCATCCACTGGACAAGTCGCTATTAACGTGGAATCGTCCGGATCGAGTAACAATAAATCAAG TCTTCCAGATAACACACAGAAGGAAGCTATATCAAAGGATGTCTCTGGTAGCAATGCTGTGTATACTaatagcatggaagaaagagataatgcTAATAGCAAAGTAGTGTGGCAACGTCAAAG GAACATGAAGTCAAAATGA